Genomic DNA from Bacillota bacterium:
CGGGCCCTCGTGGGTTGCGAGCCGGACGGCGTCGCAGGAAACCGGGGTGGAACCCGTGCGCCGGGAAAATATGAATGATATGTCGTCCCGCGGGCGGCGGTTCGTGTCGGTGGTCATGCTCGTCGCGATCGCCACAGGCTACTCCGTGTTCGGGTCCGGGTGCGTACCGAATGACTGGCGCCCCGCCCGGAGCGCTGTCACCGGCGACGATGATACCCATGTCGATACGCCCGCAAGCCGCGTGCTGGTGTTCGCAACCGGCGAGATCTCTGGAGCGTACAACAGGGTGGGGAGCGTACTGGCGTCTCTCTGGTCCCGTAACGTGGAATCGCTCAGGGTCGTGACCCGGTCCACTGGTGGTTCCATGGCAAACCTCACCATGTTGTCGCGGGGCGAGGTCGATGTCGCGTTTGCCGCGTCCAATTCAGCCTACAGGGCGTTCGCGGGTCAGGCGCCGTTCAAGGAGCCGGTCCGGGGGCTCAGGGCAGTCGCCGCGCTGTACCCCGAGGTGTTTCAGTTCATAGCGAGGAAGGAATCCACGGCCAGGTCCATCTCCGACCTGAAAGGCCTTCGCGTGGCAGTGGGCAGCAGATCGGGCGGCACACACCTGACCTTCCTTGAATTATTGAAAGCCCACCACCTCGATCCGGAGGATATGCAGCTCGAGTATCTATCCTTCTCAGAAGCGGTGTTTGCGATGCAGGCAAACATGATAGACGTGGCCGTTGTTGGAGCCGGCATCCCCACGCCCGCAATCGAGGATATGGCTGCCATGTTCGACATTAAGCTCCTGGAGGTGGACCCTGACAGGACCCGCGGGTTCATCAAGACCCAGCCATACCTGACCCAGTACAGGATCCCCGCTGGAACGTACCGTGGAGTGGACCACGACATTCTTACGATAGCATCGCCGGCCCTGCTCGTCACGACGGACCGGCTCCCGGACGGGGTTGTCTACGCGCTGGCTGAATCCATGTTCGGAAACGTGGAGCTCCTGAGGAGCCAACCTCATTGCAAGAACATCCAGATTGAAGCGGCTACCAGGGGGCTATCGATTCCGCTTCACCCGGGGGCTGAGCGCTACTACCGTGGCGCGCTCGTGAATACCTCGACGACGATGAGGCCGTAGCTAACCGTAAACTGCGCCAGCGCGGTGAGTCTGTCGCAGCGCCACGTCCAGTCTCTTCACCCACTGGCCTGGCGGTACCTATCCCCGCCGGGTTGAAACCAAAGCCTAGCGGTGTCCAGTAGACCGGGGCAACTCCAGATCGCACATGACGAGACCAGCCGGCACCTTGGGATAGAAATAGGTAGTCTTGCGCGGGAATCGATAACCCTGGCAGGCTTTCCGGAAAACCTCATCCACCGAGACAGATGGCACGAGAAACGCGATCTCAGCCCGCCCAGAAAGGACCTCCTGCACCGCCGACGTGGCATCCCGCGTATACTCGACCACCGGGCTTCCTCCTGGCGCGCCCTCCACCCCGAGGACGCCGTCCACAACACGATCCACCAACTCCAGGACTCCGGCAGTGTCGCGATCGCTGGAAATGGCCCACGCGCGGTCCCTGCTCGCCGCTACCAGCGTTGTCTTCGAGCCACCCGATTCGGCCAGCGATTCCAGGAAAGCCGCCCCCTTGGCTGGCCATCGTTTGTCGCCAGCGGGAGCAGCCATAGGGGCAACCTCTCCCGCGCTACCGAAGACGCCGGACACAGCATCGATAAGCCGCTGGGCAGTCCCCGCAGAGCGCACCAGACGATGTGTGGGCAGAACCACCAGCCCGGGGTCGCCCGTGGAAACCAGCGCAGCAAGGACGGCCGCGCGGCCGTCACGGCCCGTCCTCTCCCATGCAAACCGCCCCACTGATTCATAGCGATGGTGGCCATCTGCAATCACGGCCCGCAGCGGGGCGAGGGCTGCCACCACGCTGTTAACCAGCGCCCGATCGTCCAGGCGCCAGACCCGCAACTCCTCGCCCCCGAGCTGCGCCACCAGGTCGGGGGATCGCCCACTCAACACGGCCTCCACCTGGGACGCCACCCGTCCACGAGGGTCCTCGTACAGCGCAAGGATGGGACTGAACTGCGCCCTGCAGGCACGCAAGAGGTGCAGGCGATCCTCCCTGGGGGCGGTCATAGTCTCCTCGTGCGGCATTACCCCTCCTCCAAGGCGACCCACCAGGGCCGTCCTCACAAGACGGCAGCCGCCATGCAGGAACGAGTGCCGGTACACGTACAGGGACGGCACTGGGTCACGCACGAGGATGCCCTCATGGCGCCACGATGACCACCTTGCGGCGGCTTCATTGTACCTCGCCGGAGGAGGGTCCGCCGGAGGAATGCACAATTCCAGGCGAACGCAGTTGTACGGGTGCTGCGCCTCCAGGCGCCGGGCGTCCTCTTCGCCAACCACGTCGTACGGCGGGGAGAGAACCGGACCGAGGTCCCCGCCCACCCGGTCAGGATTGAAATGAACCCCTTCAAATGGAAGCAACTCCGGCACGACAGCGCTCCCTCCTCAGCGTTCCAGGTACACAGGGCGGGCCGAGAGCACGCCCTTCACCTTGACCACGCGGGCCACGGCGTCAGGAGGTGCCGGCGAGTCCATGCCCAGCACCATGATTGCCTCTCCTCCCCTGGTCAACCTGGCCACCTGCATCCCGGAAATGTTCACCCCGGCTTCGCCAAGAATGGTGCCCACCTGGCCGATGATCCCGGGCTGGTCCACGTGCGGGCAGACGAGCATGAATTCGGCCAGCTGAGTGTCCACACGGTGCCCGTCTATTCGTATGAGGCGGGGATCCCCCAATGCCGAGAGGCTTCCCGCCACACTGCGCTCGCCTCTGCTCGTGACGGTCCCGATATCTATCGAACCCGGGTACCCGTCCCCCGCTTCGGTCCTGACCTCGCTAATCTTGATGCCGCGTTCGCGTGCCAGCAACGGTGCGTTGACAGCATTGACATGCTCCTGGAGGAGTGGGCGGAGAAGACCTTTCAGCACCGCGGACAGCAGGGGGCGGGTATCCATGTGGGAGACCTCGCCCGACCAGGTCACCCTGACTGAAGAAATCATCCCTTCTGACCATTGGGCTGCAAAAGAACCCAGGGCGCCGGCGAGGGGCAGGATAGGGGCCAACCGCTGCCCATCCTCGGGTGCTGGCGCGGGGATATTAACTGCTGCAGAAACAAGTTCTCCCCGAAGCACCGCCAGAACCGTCCGCGCCGTCTCCACCGCCACGCTCACCTGGGCTTCCCTGGTAGATGCACCCAGGTGGGGCGTGATTACCACGTTATCGAGGTCGAGGAGCGGGTGGCCGGCATGGGGCGGCTCCGAACACAGGACGTCAAGGGCCGCTCCGGCCAGCCTGCCATCCCTGAGGGCACGGGCCAGCGCATCCTCGTCAACCACCCCTCCGCGCGCGCAGTTTATGATGCAGGCACCCTTCTTCATTCGTGCAATGGCTTCGTCGCCGATAAGACCCTCCGTGTCATGCGTGAGGGGAACGTGTAC
This window encodes:
- a CDS encoding TAXI family TRAP transporter solute-binding subunit — translated: MSVVMLVAIATGYSVFGSGCVPNDWRPARSAVTGDDDTHVDTPASRVLVFATGEISGAYNRVGSVLASLWSRNVESLRVVTRSTGGSMANLTMLSRGEVDVAFAASNSAYRAFAGQAPFKEPVRGLRAVAALYPEVFQFIARKESTARSISDLKGLRVAVGSRSGGTHLTFLELLKAHHLDPEDMQLEYLSFSEAVFAMQANMIDVAVVGAGIPTPAIEDMAAMFDIKLLEVDPDRTRGFIKTQPYLTQYRIPAGTYRGVDHDILTIASPALLVTTDRLPDGVVYALAESMFGNVELLRSQPHCKNIQIEAATRGLSIPLHPGAERYYRGALVNTSTTMRP
- a CDS encoding DUF1015 domain-containing protein, producing MPELLPFEGVHFNPDRVGGDLGPVLSPPYDVVGEEDARRLEAQHPYNCVRLELCIPPADPPPARYNEAAARWSSWRHEGILVRDPVPSLYVYRHSFLHGGCRLVRTALVGRLGGGVMPHEETMTAPREDRLHLLRACRAQFSPILALYEDPRGRVASQVEAVLSGRSPDLVAQLGGEELRVWRLDDRALVNSVVAALAPLRAVIADGHHRYESVGRFAWERTGRDGRAAVLAALVSTGDPGLVVLPTHRLVRSAGTAQRLIDAVSGVFGSAGEVAPMAAPAGDKRWPAKGAAFLESLAESGGSKTTLVAASRDRAWAISSDRDTAGVLELVDRVVDGVLGVEGAPGGSPVVEYTRDATSAVQEVLSGRAEIAFLVPSVSVDEVFRKACQGYRFPRKTTYFYPKVPAGLVMCDLELPRSTGHR
- a CDS encoding phosphoglycerate dehydrogenase encodes the protein MRIMVTDGIAEEGVGILRHEAEVDVCGPQKEDQLVERLGGYDAILVRSSTRIGARAIAAAPRLRVIGRAGAGVDNIDVEAATRAGVVVVNAAGGNSVAVAEHTIGLMLCLARRIPQAHMHVTSGKWERNRFMGTELRGKTLGLLGLGRVGSEVARRALALGMKVMAYDPAVSPERMESMGVVPGELSAILPAADFLSVHVPLTHDTEGLIGDEAIARMKKGACIINCARGGVVDEDALARALRDGRLAGAALDVLCSEPPHAGHPLLDLDNVVITPHLGASTREAQVSVAVETARTVLAVLRGELVSAAVNIPAPAPEDGQRLAPILPLAGALGSFAAQWSEGMISSVRVTWSGEVSHMDTRPLLSAVLKGLLRPLLQEHVNAVNAPLLARERGIKISEVRTEAGDGYPGSIDIGTVTSRGERSVAGSLSALGDPRLIRIDGHRVDTQLAEFMLVCPHVDQPGIIGQVGTILGEAGVNISGMQVARLTRGGEAIMVLGMDSPAPPDAVARVVKVKGVLSARPVYLER